The DNA segment CCACACCGTTCCTGCCATGCCCTCGCCCTTGCGCAACCGGCTGGCATGGCGGCCGATCAGGTGGCCGGTGGTAGCCGCGAGCTCGAGCGCATCGCCGTCCGCCGAAACGAGGCAGACGAAGCCGTCGTTCGCGTTGAGCAGCGCTGCCGCGCGCGTCACGATCGCTTCGATCAGCCCCGCCACCTCGACGCGGTCCATCAGGCCGAGAGTGACTTCGTGCAAGGCGGCAAGGTAGCCGTTCTGGCGCTGCAGCGTCTCCTCCGTCTGCTTGCGTTCGGTGATGTCGCGCGCGATGCCGCTGAAGCCGCTGAGGGCGCCGCCGACGTCGCGGATCGGCGAGATCGTCACCGCGACCACGCGGCGCTGCCCATCGCGGGTAAAATGCACCGTCTCGTAATTCTGGACCGTCTCGCCGGCGGCCGCGCGTGTGAACAGCCGCGAGATCTCGCCTGAAGACGGCGGGAAGTCGTCCGGATGCCGGCCGAGCACCTCGGCGGCGGTGAAGCCATAGAGCCGCTCGGCGCCGGGGTTCCAGCTCGTGATCGTGCCGTCGGGCGCGTAGCTGACGATCGCGTCGGTCGACTGCTCGACGATCGCGGCAAGCTGCCGCAGCCGCTCGGCCGTGGCGCGATCCGCGGTGGTCTCGGGCGTCCTGGCCGAAGGCGCATCGGTGCCTTCACGCGCTGCGTCTGCCAGGTGCGCGCCGCGCGCCGCGTTCAGCAGGCGCAGATGCTGCCGGGCGTTCCCGAAGTTGTTGTGCTGCGATCGTTCTGGCGTTGCCACGCGTTCTCGCCGCTGTTCTGCTGCAAGGATCGGCGCGTCCGACCGCCGCATACAGATTCTATCAAACTAATTGCAGTCGTGAACCGCAAATCAGGGCTGCTCGGTGGCAACCGCCACTGGATTGTGCCGCGTCTTGGCGACGCCGCGCCTGCTCCCGGCGGCTCAGCGCTGGCGTAAGCTACTCCCAACGCTCAAGGGCGCGCGGCGGTCGGATCGGCGCCCTCACGGGCCTTGCGCGCCGCGTCCAGCCCCGCCTGCAGTTGCGCGGGCAGCTCCTTGCCGGCGTCTTCGTACGCCTTGGCGAAGGCGGCGGTCGAGCCGCGGAAGGCGAGCGCCTGGTTGGCCTCGATCCAGTCGCGCTGCGCCTCGATGCTCTGCAACTGGTTCTGAAAACGCGGCGCCACGTAGCGCGCCCACAACTCGTAGCTGCGCAGCGTCTTCTCCGTGCTCGCCCACTCGTGCGCCAGGCCGAGCAGGCCCCCGAGGCCGCCGGAGCGCTCCAGGATTGCCTCGACCGCGGTCACCGCATCGTCCGGCGTGCCGACGATCACGCTGCCGCGTTCCGCCGCCTCCGCGATGTCGGTGCCGCTGGTGAGCACGGAGGCCAGCGGCTGCGGCGGCGGCGGCATGTTGCGGTCGCCCACGTACGCGCGGCGGGCGAAGCCCGCGCACAGATCGTCCAGCGCCTCCTGGCGGCTGTCGGCAAGGTGCACGGGCACGACGACGCGCCAGTCGGCACGGTTCACGGTTTGCCCGGACTCAGCTGCTGCCTCCTCGACCCAGCCCCAGGTGCGCTGAAAGCCCTCGTGGTCGGCGCCGGCGACGGAGAGCAGGCCGACGCCGTGCCGGCCGGCGGCCTGCGGTCCCGCGGGGGTGAAGGTCGCCGCCACGGCCACGGGCAGGTGCGGCTCGCTGAAGTTGGCGAGCTGCAGGCGGGCGTCGCGCAGCGTGAACCAGTCCGTTTGCATCGTCACCGGCTCGCGGCTGCGCAGCAGCGCCATGATCGCGTCGAGCGCTTCGGCCATGCGCGTGCGCTGCGTCACCGGCTTGATGCCGAGCATGTAGGCGTCCGAGGTGAGCGCGCCCGGCCCCACGCCCAGCATCGCGCGGCCCTCCGTCATGTGGTCGAGCTGCACCATCGTGTCGGCCACGATCAGCGGGTGGTGATAGGGCAGGCTGGTGACGCCGGTGCCGAGCTTGATCCGCCGGGTGCGCGCCGCCGCGGCGGCGATGAAGACGGCCGGATCGGCGATCAGCTCGCGCCCGTAGCTGTGATGCTCGCCGATCCACGCCTCGTCGAAGCCCAGCTCGTCCAGGTGCTGGATCAGCTGCAAGTCGCGCTTCAGAGCCAGCGTCGGGTTTTCGCCCACGCGATGGAACGGCGCCATGAAGATGCCGAACTTCATGCGTCTGGGCCGGTACGTCATGGTGTTCTCCTCGGGCGTCGCTGCCGCTTGCAGCTTCAGTCTACCGTCTTCACGGTAGACTAATGCGCGGCGGACCCGCCCCGTCTCAGCGTCCGGCCGCCTCGGCCTCGCGCAGGAAGGCGAGCACGGCGGCGTTGAAGGCGTCGGGTTGCTCAAAGTAAACCGAGTGGCCGCTGGCGGGAATGACCTGGAAGCGAGCGCCGCGGACCAGGCCCGCGGCGCGCTCGACGATGTGTGCCGGCGTGACGGCGTCGTGCTCGCCCGCGAGGTACAGCGCCGGCACATCGCTCTCCGCGATGTAGGCGGTGAAGTTGCCGCTCCAGCCGGGGGGCGGGGCGAGGAAGTCGGCGGGCCGGGGCGGATTCTGCCGCTGAATCTCGCGGTAGAGGAACGCACGCTCGGGCTGTTCCCGTACAAACTCCGGCCGCAGGGCGCGTTGCAGCAGCGTGCTGCCGGGCGGCAGTGTCGTTGCATACGCGCGCTGCAAGCGGCGCACGCTGCCGTCGGTGGCGCCGGCCGGCGTGCCGGAGAAGACGGCGGCGCGCACGCGCTCCGGCGCCCGCCGGATCAGGCCCGCACCGGTACGCCCGCCCATCGAGTGCGCGACCACGAAGAAGCGATCCACGCCGAGCAGGTCGGCCAGCGCCAGCGCGTCGGGCACGAACTGCATGCGGCCGCCCGGTGGCTCGCCGGCATCGCGCGAGCGGCCGAAGGCGCGGTGGTCGAAGGTGATGCAGCGATACCACTGCCGAAAGAACGGGACCTGCTGCCACCAGCTCAGGTGGTTGCCGCCCTGGCCGTGGGCGAAGAGGATGACCGGCCCGCTGCCGTGCTCCTCGTAGTACAGCTCAATGCCGTTGACCGGCGCGAAGGGCATCGTGTCTCCTCGCCCTACGTCCGACGCGCGGCCAGCGGGGGCGGGCCGGCCGAGCCCGCACCGCGCAGCGCCTGCCCAAGCCGCAACACGCCGGCGACCAGCTCGGCCAGCTCGGCGCGGCGGACCTCCGCCAGGGCGCCGTCGACGAAATCGGCCGAGGTCAGGTAGACGCCCACCGGCGCCGGCACGGCGCCGAACCAGGCGAGCACGTCGCGCAGGTGCCAGTCGACGCCGAGATAGTGGTGCTGGCTCGCGCCCATCGCCAGGATGCCGCAGGCTTTGCCCGCGAGCGCTTCGACCGGCAGCAAGTCGAGCAGGTTCTTCAGCGCGCCCGTGTACGTGCCGCGGTAGACCGGGCTGGCGAACAGCAGGCAGTCGGCCCGCTCGATCGCTGCGACCACACGGGCTGTGTCGCCGCCGATCTGCGCCGGCGGCCGGCCATCTGCGAAGGCGAGCTGCACCTCCGCCAGGTCGAGCAGCGCCGTCGTGGTTCCCGGCTGCGCGGCCGGCGCGCTCGCCAGCGCCGCCTCCAGCGCGCGGCGCAGGCGTCCAGGAGGGGTGACGCTGCCGAGCACACCGACCAGGTGGGACACCCTCGGCCTCCCGGCGCGGTGCTCGCTGCGCCGCGCCCGCGCGTTGACGCGCCGCCAGTGGCAGCGTACCATCCCCGCGTAACTTGAGCTTTTCAATTCACTAACTCAAGTTCTGCCAGCCGCTCGCCTGTTCCCGCGTCAGCACGTGGTCGGAGCTGTTCGGCGGAGGTCTGGTGTGACGACCACGTACGAGTCCACCGTCGCATCGCTGGAGGAAGCGGTGGGGCGCGCCACGGCGCTGGCCGCGGATTTCGCGGGCCGCGCCGCCGAGCACGACCGCCAGGCCAGCTTCCCCTTCGAAAACTTCGAGGCGTTGCGCGCCGCCGGTCTGCTCAATCTCAGCGTCCCGCGCGAGTACGGCGGCTCCGAGCTGGGCCTGGCGGCCGCCTGCCGCGTAGTCCAGCAGATCGCCGCGGGCGACGCGGCCACGGCGCTCGTGCTCAGCATGCAGTACATCTTCCATGCGGGACTGGCGCGGCGCCGCGCCTGGCCCGAAGCGGTCTACGCCGCCGTTTGCCGCGAGTCGGCGAACGGCATCGCGCTGATCAACGCGCTGCGCGTCGAGCCGGAGCTGGGCACACC comes from the Dehalococcoidia bacterium genome and includes:
- a CDS encoding LLM class flavin-dependent oxidoreductase; this translates as MTYRPRRMKFGIFMAPFHRVGENPTLALKRDLQLIQHLDELGFDEAWIGEHHSYGRELIADPAVFIAAAAARTRRIKLGTGVTSLPYHHPLIVADTMVQLDHMTEGRAMLGVGPGALTSDAYMLGIKPVTQRTRMAEALDAIMALLRSREPVTMQTDWFTLRDARLQLANFSEPHLPVAVAATFTPAGPQAAGRHGVGLLSVAGADHEGFQRTWGWVEEAAAESGQTVNRADWRVVVPVHLADSRQEALDDLCAGFARRAYVGDRNMPPPPQPLASVLTSGTDIAEAAERGSVIVGTPDDAVTAVEAILERSGGLGGLLGLAHEWASTEKTLRSYELWARYVAPRFQNQLQSIEAQRDWIEANQALAFRGSTAAFAKAYEDAGKELPAQLQAGLDAARKAREGADPTAARP
- a CDS encoding alpha/beta hydrolase — translated: MPFAPVNGIELYYEEHGSGPVILFAHGQGGNHLSWWQQVPFFRQWYRCITFDHRAFGRSRDAGEPPGGRMQFVPDALALADLLGVDRFFVVAHSMGGRTGAGLIRRAPERVRAAVFSGTPAGATDGSVRRLQRAYATTLPPGSTLLQRALRPEFVREQPERAFLYREIQRQNPPRPADFLAPPPGWSGNFTAYIAESDVPALYLAGEHDAVTPAHIVERAAGLVRGARFQVIPASGHSVYFEQPDAFNAAVLAFLREAEAAGR
- a CDS encoding NADPH-dependent FMN reductase translates to MSHLVGVLGSVTPPGRLRRALEAALASAPAAQPGTTTALLDLAEVQLAFADGRPPAQIGGDTARVVAAIERADCLLFASPVYRGTYTGALKNLLDLLPVEALAGKACGILAMGASQHHYLGVDWHLRDVLAWFGAVPAPVGVYLTSADFVDGALAEVRRAELAELVAGVLRLGQALRGAGSAGPPPLAARRT